One window of the Hoplias malabaricus isolate fHopMal1 chromosome Y, fHopMal1.hap1, whole genome shotgun sequence genome contains the following:
- the LOC136679467 gene encoding high affinity immunoglobulin gamma Fc receptor I-like, which yields MHCLLGSIAILSLFSYVKSQDPTPLPVRARADVTSGEARLFSGEDVTLGCSVPDHPETEWKFLWFRNGVPLSVQTQNLSLKNIPVQKGGNYSCRGEKDIDIWPYSLMTMTSEPLAVHVDGGWTLLQIPTEPLLIEEKMTLTCRIRGDPLLVEVIFYKDSVEVQKRKDKDLVIPRLVLKDEGLYRCRATWVQSTEHHSAQSLSAYLPVLDKLNTPVLELDFDYCSLKGDKVVLSCKTQLNVREEGLSIEYFFLKNGKRQGPGSSSATFTIFNVEDDDGGEYTCKARVRALNLERHSESVKLEVCNFPED from the exons ATGCACTGCTTACTGGGCTCCATTG CCATTTTATCCCTGTTTTCATATGTGAAGTCCCAAg ACCCCACTCCTCTCCCAGTGAGGGCTAGAGCAGACGTGACCTCTGGGGAAGCTCGTCTGTTCTCTGGGGAAGATGTGACACTCGGCTGCAGTGTTCCTGATCATCCCGAAACAGAATGGAAGTTCCTCTGGTTCAGGAACGGTGTTCCTTTGTCTGTTCAAACACAGAACCTGAGCCTGAAAAATATTCCTGTCCAAAAAGGAGGGAACTACAGCTGTCGTGGCGAGAAGGACATAGACATCTGGCCGTATTCCTTAATGACAATGACCAGTGAGCCACTCGCTGTACATGTGGATG GTGGTTGGACACTTCTGCAAATCCCAACCGAGCCTTTACTCATTGAAGAGAAGATGACCCTGACCTGCCGTATCCGAGGCGACCCGCTGCTGGTGGAGGTGATCTTCTATAAGGACAGTGTTGAGGTCCAGAAACGGAAGGACAAGGACTTGGTCATTCCTCGCCTTGTGCTGAAAGACGAGGGCCTTTACAGGTGCAGGGCCACGTGGGTCCAGTCCACTGAGCACCACTCTGCTCAGTCCCTCTCTGCTTATTTGCCTGTGTTAG ATAAACTCAATACTCCCGTGCTGGAATTAGATTTCGATTATTGCTCTCTGAAAGGGGATAAGGTGGTCCTGAGTTGTAAGACCCAGTTAAATGTTAGAGAAGAAGGTCTGAGCATAGAATACTTCTTTCTGAAAAATGGAAAGCGGCAGGGGCCTGGCTCGTCAAGTGCAACATTCACCATCTTCAACGTGGAGGACGACGACGGAGGGGAGTACACCTGTAAAGCACGTGTTAGAGCCCTGAACCTGGAGAGACATAGTGAATCAGTGAAGCTTGAAGTCTGTAACTTTCCTGAAGATTAA
- the LOC136679313 gene encoding rab5 GDP/GTP exchange factor-like — MSSPSEHRGIHVDEADLKCKNGCDFYGNTAWKGLCSKCWRDDIQRSRARQIEEDRALAERLQREEEAAYASSQQGVRSETTSSQSSKTEKRAVQKALTVPTVKKFFTTSPKISLGKDVTVPETQSASSSSNSQQPASDQATRQFIDFLKTLHKPGREIFKQSHSFCQSVAFKKDLGAEELSESVQDFYQSLSDRLNTFYKWTPDRIECVMDEVEKYMMLHLYEQAFCPESADDEVKDLAIQKRIRALHWVTIQMLGVPLNEEDPAVADSLVKAITDIIEMDSRRVPKVKLSYITRCSKHIFSAIKRSKREAASADDFLPALIYVVLKANPPRLQSNIQYITRFCNPSRLMSGEDGYYFTNLCCAVAFIEKLDAQSLNISPKDFELYMSGQASPEKVQKSENSTSCVSSSSTQSSPRAEPATGGRLKYQPLDLLSGLEVRQEQVMEGAHKLENDLIEWSDGVERSVQDVLQGLNLETNTEPTSTIDSDNVDSEGLPPPLQPQVFAG; from the exons ATGAGTTCTCCCTCAGAGCACAGGGGCATCCATGTGGATGAGGCGGACCTGAAATGTAAGAACGGCTGTGATTTCTATGGTAATACGGCCTGGAAGGGGCTGTGTTCCAAGTGCTGGAGGGATGATATCCAGCGCTCTCGAGCCAGACAGATCGAAGAGGACCGTGCACTAGCAGAAAG GttgcagagagaggaagaagctGCCTATGCGAGTAGTCAACAGGGTGTACGCTCTGAGACCACCAGCAGCCAATCCAGCAAAACTGAGAAGAGGGCTGTTCAGAAGGCACTTACGGTCCCTACAGTGAAGAAATTTTTCACAACGTCCCCAAAGATAAGCCTGGGGAAAG ATGTCACAGTTCCAGAGACACAGTCAGCCTCTAGTTCCTCCAACAGCCAGCAGCCTGCGTCAGACCAAGCTACGAGACAGTTCATCGACTTCCTGAAGACCCTGCATAAGCCTGGACGAGAGATCTTCAAACAGAGTCACAGCTTCTGTCAGAGTGTAGCCTTCAAAAAG GACCTCGGGGCAGAGGAGCTCTCAGAATCTGTTCAGGACTTTTACCAGAGCTTGTCTGACCGCTTGAACACCTTCTACAAAT GGACCCCAGATCGAATCGAGTGTGTGATGGATGAAGTGGAAAAGTACATGATGCTGCATTTGTATGAGCAGGCCTTCTGCCCCGAGTCGGCAGATGACGAGGTCAAAGATCTGGCCATCCAGAAGAGAATCAG GGCTCTGCATTGGGTCACTATCCAGATGCTGGGCGTCCCCCTGAATGAAGAAGACCCTGCAGTGGCGGACAGTTTAGTGAAGGCCATTACTG ACATCATTGAGATGGACTCGAGGCGAGTGCCTAAGGTCAAACTGAGCTACATCACCAGATGCAGCAAGCACATCTTCAGCGCTATCAAACGAAGCAAACGTGAGGCCGCCTCCGCTGACGACTTCCTGCCAGCGCTCATCTATGTGGTGCTTAAGGCAAACCCACCTCGTCTGCAGTCCAACATACAGTACATCACCCGCTTCTGCAACCCCAGCCGTCTGATGAGTGGAGAAGATGGATATTACTTCACCAATCTA TGCTGTGCAGTGGCTTTCATTGAGAAGTTGGACGCCCAGTCCCTCAACATAAGCCCGAAGGACTTTGAGCTCTATATGTCCGGCCAGGCTTCCCCTGAAAAGGTGCAAAAATCTGAAAACTCTACTTCCTGCGTTTCCTCCTCTTCCACACAGAGCAGCCCTAGAGCAGAGCCAGCCACCGGAGGCAGATTAAAATATCAGCCGCTGGACCTGCTGTCAGGACTGGAGGTACGGCAGGAGCAGGTAATGGAGGGGGCGCACAAGCTGGAGAATGATCTCATCGAGTGGAGCGACGGTGTGGAGAGATCGGTGCAGGACGTCCTGCAGGGCCTTAACCTTGAGACAAATACGGAGCCCACGTCCACCATCGACTCGGACAACGTGGACAGCGAAGGACTGCCCCCTCCTCTACAGCCTCAGGTGTTCGCTGGGTAG
- the LOC136679404 gene encoding caspase-8-like, whose amino-acid sequence MADKVLESVRTVLINDLTLPVIKQLLDDLRKERVLNEQEVESILEENPARADKARSLVDSVRKKGSVASSIMITKIKEHDGNLYDKLRLETPAGPSTETDHVGDKEYKMSSKPRGICLIIKNVNFKDPQKNLEGYDKDAESLREVFKLLGFKVQTREDLEAENMKKLLLSYNKEDIHKNRDCFVCCVLSHGEEDGVLGSDMELCSMKHILSPFDGRNCPSLVDKPKVFFIQACRGGKMEKEIRVTAANSQLTSANLEKPYTLPQNSDFLVAMSTVQDFVSYVNDDGSWFIKSLCKHLEEGSKRGEDILTILTNVNKEVSRKEGRIEIQQKKYDAKMTPEPRFTLTRKLIFRIP is encoded by the exons ATGGCAG ACAAAGTCCTTGAAAGTGTCAGAACTGTTTTAATTAATGACCTGACGTTACCCGTGATCAAACAACTCCTGGACGATCTGAGAAAGGAAAGAGTGTTAAACGAACAAGAAGTTGAATCTATCCTGGAAGAGAACCCAGCACGAGCTGATAAAGCTCGCAGCCTTGTCGACAGCGTCAGGAAGAAAGGGTCTGTCGCTAGCAGCATCATGATAACAAAGATAAAAGAGCATGATGGAAATCTTTATGATAAACTCAGACTGGAAACACCTGCTGGACCCTCCACAGAGACAG ATCACGTTGGTGATAAG GAATACAAAATGAGCAGTAAGCCACGCGGTATCTGCCTAATCATCAAGAACGTCAACTTTAAAGATCCCCAAAAGAACCTAGAAGGATATGATAAAGACGCAG AGTCTCTAAGAGAGGTGTTTAAGCTCTTGGGGTTTAAAGTGCAAACACGTGAGGACCTGGAAGCCGAGAATATGAAGAAGCTCTTGCTAAGCTACAACAAAGAAGATATACACAAAAACAGAGATtgctttgtgtgttgtgtgctcAGTCACGGAGAGGAGGATGGTGTGCTTGGGTCAGATATGGAACTGTGTTCCATGAAGCACATCCTCTCTCCTTTTGATGGGAGAAACTGCCCTTCTCTGGTGGACAAGCCCAAGGTGTTCTTTATCCAGGCCTGCAGGGGGGGCAAGATGGAGAAGGAAATCAGGGTCACTGCGGCCAACTCCCAATTAACATCTGCCAACCTGGAAAAGCCTTACACCCTCCCCCAAAACTCTGATTTCCTGGTCGCCATGTCCACAGTACAGGACTTTGTCTCATATGTAAATGATGATGGCTCTTGGTTTATTAAGTCACTCTGCAAACATTTAGAAGAAGGTAGTAAAAG GGGCGAAGACATCCTCACAATCCTCACCAATGTGAATAAAGAGGTCAGCAGGAAAGAGGGGAGGATAGAGATTCAACAAAAGAAGTATGATGCTAAGATGACCCCGGAACCTCGTTTCACCCTGACAAGAAAACTGATCTTCAGAATTCCATAA
- the LOC136677677 gene encoding caspase-1-A-like: MAARLMSVRVELIEGLSQGLLDDLIDGLRASNPPVLSPREANNIRQAHHVQEDRVGVLVDMVCNKGDVASLKLISILEQKDKHLAEKLDLATEAQDMRNLDPESRKAVELQQLR, encoded by the exons ATGGCCG CTCGCCTGATGAGTGTCCGGGTCGAGCTCATCGAGGGGCTTTCTCAAGGTCTCCTGGATGACCTGATTGATGGCCTCCGGGCTTCAAACCCTCCGGTTCTTTCTCCTAGAGAAGCCAACAACATTCGGCAGGCCCACCACGTGCAGGAAGACAGGGTTGGAGTACTAGTGGATATGGTGTGTAATAAAGGAGACGTAGCCAGTCTCAAGCTGATATCCATTTTGGAACAAAAGGACAAACACCTTGCTGAGAAACTCGATCTCGCCACAGAAGCCCAAG ACATGAGAAACCTCGACCCTGAGTCTCGGAAGGCGGTGGAGTTGCAGCAGTTAAGATGA